AGGGGTATGTTGCTCTGATACAGAGTTTTCACCCCTGGAAGGTCCCGACTCCTGAGTTCGATTCTTCCTTCCCCCAATATCGCTtgtacaaagaaagaaaaaacatattcAAACAACTTTTCTTAAATTCAGGCATCAATAGTTGATAGCAACTTCTGAACATTCGTGCGCCATTGCGGATAAATTTAGAAAATCTGAACATGAACAATGTAATGTTCACCGTCTCTTGAGAGATTGTGCAGAAACAAACACTTGAATTCAAAGCTTGAGGAAGCCCTTCTCTTTGAGGCTTTCAATAGTGTCCCTAAGACTTACTTCCAATGGAAGAAAATTAACTCCCAAACTttttgctttttcctttgatattTGATAGCCTGGTTCACAAGGTTTGTCATCATCACATCTGCCAAACAATGCAAGAAACAGATATTCCTTAAAAATTTACCTCATTCGGCGAGCTTTGATCAATGGCGTATTTAATGAATAAGAAAACTGGGAATTTGATCGACAGCAATCTTTTGAAGATCGATCCGCATaaacttgaagaaacaaaatacaaatttgtgggattttgaaaatgaaaactTACTTTTCAGGTGGGAAAAAAGTGGGATGGAGTTCATGTAAAATACTCAGAGCCTTGGACATGGGTGTAACATGGCCAACGAAACAATATCTGCCACTAGCCGAAGGGACTTCAAATGCTTGAACATGAGCAAAGGCAACATCTCTGACATCACTAGATGGATAATTTGAACTGATTATACTTGGGATATCTGCATAGAAACGAAACATTTAAAACTTGAATCGCAAGAAATACTTGAAACTTGCATCGAATCATCTAATTTGCTAGGAAACGGCCTGCGAGCATCTACAAACAATCATGTTCTGCCCTAaccaagaaagagagaaataatCCGGTTGTAGAAGTGTACCATTTTTGAGATTCAGAATCATCTCCACAGAGAGATTAAGAGTTGGCTGTAGGAGCGGACCAATCACATATGATGGATTGATTGTAACCAAGTCAATCCCATTTTCTTTGGAAAATTTCCAAGCAGCCTCCTCAGCTAaagtttttgaaagaaaataccATTCCTGCACATAATTAGACATGGAAATTTCACAAATTCATTAAAGAATAAAAGGTGAAAACTTGGAAGAAAATAATACGTATGTATGGGAACACACAAAACGTACCTTCAACTGCTCACAAATTGCTTGATCCGAATACCATGTTTCGTCAATTACCACATCAGGGTTCAAAGGTCTTCCATTCACCATGACTGCCGCCATGGAAGATGTTAAAATCACTCTCTTGACAGTAGGAAATTTTACGCACGATTTTAGGACATTGAGTGTGCCCTTCACTGCAGGGTCAGTTAGTTCTGTCTGGGACGCAGAACGAAAGAATCATTCAGTGTTTACATAAAGAATATGTATActgaaaagagagaaagagtccGTACCATTGGGTAACCTAGAAACTTAACAAGACTTTCATGGCGAAAGCACACTTAGAGATGGTTtgagagtgaggtgcttaaaaaaaaaaaacactcatgaaaaaaagctgtgagagttttaggtgtttggtaaactgaaaaaaaaaggcttattttagaagctgctgtgagaataagctgaaatcaaaggaaaagctgaagctgctatttgcagctttggaaaactgtttttttttcaaagcacacggagctacagtgctcctttaatgaaaagacccactatcagactgctttttttaataaaaaaaacttttacaaaaaagtttacaaaACACtatgctgatttatttcacagccgcttattctcacatcagcttttttttcaaaacacagcaataccaaaccagcccttagtccTCGTAATTTGATAGGGTTCCCAATCTGATCAAAGTTCAACTATATATGTAAGTAAAAGGATGAAGTACCTGCGGATCAGCGGCTGAAAGTTGTACAGGCGATGCTGTATGAAAAACACCTTCACATCCATCGACTGCAGGGTCGAAAGATCCTTCTTCTAATAaatttgctttgaacaactgAAGCCTTTCTTTTGCTCCATCAAGTGCGAGCAGGTGTTCTGTTTTCCTTGAATCATCTGCATGCATACACAAAACATTCATAATATGTCCTTGAAATAATCCCAATTGCCATTCAGCACTAAAATACTCTATCCGAAAAGAATACTCAAAGAACTTGTAATTAATATCCTTGTAatagaagtattttgtgattcaaaaaaaaaaaaaaaaaaaaacgaaaagaaaGTGTTTTGTGCTCTACCCATAGATAGCACAATTTCTACCTCTTCCCTTGCTACATCTTCGCCTTTACACGAGGGAAATTATTTCTGcacatatttttcatattttgcatattcattttaattttgtCCTGAATTTTGTCTCGCTATATTCAATGTaaaaactaatatatatatatatatatatatatatatatatcaaaagaCAAGAACTAGAAGCGTGTGAAAGTCATTTTCCTTGACTATATTGCCCACTTGGCTAGTTGGCTCACTGCAAAATTCAATCCATATCTAATTATTTTCTTCAGAATTTGAAATTTCTTATCTTATATATGTTATAtccaaaactcaaaaaaatGCGGATCGATTTTTAGTTGAAACTACAAGTCTACAATTCATCTTCAAGTCCAGAGTAAAATGAGCATAAGAGTTCATTGTTGTAACTTGTAACTTGCAGAGTCGGTCTTGAGACTTTAGGGGCCCGTGCCAAAGTGAATTGAAGGCCCTAAAAAATActaagaatttaattttttttgtcaaaataataattttagtttttaattgagcttctataaattctaatagcacaaacaaatttaacaaattaACAGGCAGAAAGGTGGCGTATTGTTTTTCCTTAACTATTTAGAGGATCAGGTTTTGAATTTTCATGTTATTGTGtggaatttttatattattttatggaagtttatgcatttaataaaaatataaactaaCAAAATGATGGAGATGAGTTTCGAACCCATCCCCATCCCCTAGGCCGATGTAAAGAAGCAATAATTCCACTTACACTAAGACTTAAGTTTGTAATATTCTACACTTACtactatatatacgtatatgcatgcaaaattgaaacaaacatttatttgtttaccaaaaaaaaaaacatttattttactgCGTTAATCGCTTGTGTTAAAAGTTACATcgaaattttgtttacaaaaatCTGAATTTTCCTTCGAAAAGCATTCAAAAGGAGTCTTTGGATGAGAAATAACTGAAAAGTGCTTTTATACTGCATAGAGACCAGTAATTTTTcgtggaattggatcctctcttgaGCTCAGGATGAGGATTCTCTTGAGTAGCCCATctggaccgttgaaatttgatccaacgactctAAATAAGGagcccctctaaaagttataataattgcagcCGTTGAATCAAGTTTAAATAGCCTGGATAGGTTGCTCATGAGGATCTCCATCCTGAGCTGAGGAGAGGATCCAGTTCCATTTTTCGTTACCAAACATTGTCATAGGTGCAGTATTCATCTCTTACAGCCCTAGCCTCTAGGCCATGAATTGTTAATCAATAAAAACCCAGACtttaaataatgaaatttaCTGAAACAATGTATATATAAGATGAGCAAGATTATTAAGCAAGAAACTAAGAAAATGGTAGGGAGGGAGATATATATACTGACTTGGTTCACGAACAGTGGCTTTGACAATATAACCTCGTTGCAGTAAGAGCTTCACCAGCCATGATGCTATGTAACCGGAGGCTCCTGTTACGCACACCACCTTCCTCATCTTCTCTctttaaatctctctctctctctctgtctctctctatgTGTGTGAAACTCAGAAAGAAGGTTTATCTTAGACATATAGTTGCCAGAGTTGGTGCTTTTATGGTGCGGTGAGAGATCAGAAATGTCAATGAAGGCAGCGGCAGCTAAACACAGCAGTCGTTTATTCTAATTCGTAACAAAAATGGAAACAAATACTCGTTTATCCTGTattacataaaaaataatatcttgagaaacTATTATTAacacaataaaataaatcataGTCGTCTTTTGTAaaatatgttattatatatagTGTTACTACTTAAggaaattaaatgggtaaactaaattttgtaaatcaaataacataaatattaatgcttagattattacttaattactgagcaatgtgtttatttttattgGTGATACATAATTTAGGTTGCAAAATTAGTTTACATATTTAGTCTTCTTAGCACtagttataatattttaatatttataaaaacTGACCCTTTTTTGTAAATATTTCGCTCTATTAAATAAAAGTGAAAACGACCAATACAAGATTTCATAGTATCTAATATTCTTACCATATTTTATAAAACAAAGTTGGATTAAAGATCTCATATTGGAtatatcaatttttttatattttttagtcAAGAAGTAATTTTATTACCAACAACAATACATTACACTCAAAG
This region of Malus domestica chromosome 07, GDT2T_hap1 genomic DNA includes:
- the LOC103403531 gene encoding phenylacetaldehyde reductase-like, translating into MRKVVCVTGASGYIASWLVKLLLQRGYIVKATVREPNDSRKTEHLLALDGAKERLQLFKANLLEEGSFDPAVDGCEGVFHTASPVQLSAADPQTELTDPAVKGTLNVLKSCVKFPTVKRVILTSSMAAVMVNGRPLNPDVVIDETWYSDQAICEQLKEWYFLSKTLAEEAAWKFSKENGIDLVTINPSYVIGPLLQPTLNLSVEMILNLKNDIPSIISSNYPSSDVRDVAFAHVQAFEVPSASGRYCFVGHVTPMSKALSILHELHPTFFPPEKCDDDKPCEPGYQISKEKAKSLGVNFLPLEVSLRDTIESLKEKGFLKL